In a single window of the Magnolia sinica isolate HGM2019 chromosome 7, MsV1, whole genome shotgun sequence genome:
- the LOC131251963 gene encoding metacaspase-9-like, with protein sequence MRKKSAILVGCGYYGTPHERYGCQNDVKIIEEVLNKLGFLPENIRKLIETNTPDSPNQPIPQPTMANIQNELNHMKSNAGEGDVLFFYFSGSVNHQSNRIPALYCCDKRLLPATDFRYEDNQLPEKTSFTLVLESSHGAEFIHPVTTDNNRILFNACQEDEKPKRLDPKEDIKSEYGAFTNAIQTALHENPPPISNEHLLRHVNERLKSFNQHAGLHCNADNQRANFLEYLTID encoded by the exons ATGCGAAAAAAATCAGCCATCTTGGTGGGGTGCGGCTACTACGGAACCCCACACGAGAGGTATGGCTGCCAAAACGACGTGAAAATCATTGAAGAGGTTCTTAATAAGTTGGGGTTCCTTCCTGAAAACATTAGGAAGTTGATCGAGACCAATACACCTGACTCGCCGAACCAGCCAATCCCGCAGCCAACGATGGCAAACATCCAGAATGAGCTTAATCACATGAAGAGTAACGCTGGGGAGGGGGACGTCTTGTTCTTCTACTTCAGCGGTTCGGTGAATCATCAATCCAACCGCATTCCAGCCCTCTACTGTTGCGATAAAAGACTCCTTCCAG CCACCGATTTCCGATATGAAGACAACCAGTTACCGGAGAAAACAAGCTTCACCCTCGTCTTGGAATCGTCCCATGGCGCTGAATTTATCCATCCGGTGACGACCGACAACAACAGGATCCTGTTCAACGCCTGCCAGGAAGACGAGAAACCGAAACGCCTGGATCcgaaagaagatatcaaaagtgaGTACGGCGCGTTTACCAATGCGATCCAGACGGCGTTGCACGAGAACCCACCCCCTATCTCCAATGAGCACTTGCTCCGACATGTGAACGAACGCCTCAAAAGCTTCAATCAACATGCGGGCCTCCATTGCAATGCTGATAATCAGAGAGCGAATTTCTTGGAATACCTGACGATCGACTGA